A portion of the Candidatus Binataceae bacterium genome contains these proteins:
- the thpR gene encoding RNA 2',3'-cyclic phosphodiesterase has protein sequence MIDTAALPETVRAFIALKLDPAVEAAITALIDRLKAPDDGIRWVRPSNFHLTLFFLGPAVIRERLVPVAYALEEIAAETAPFDLEVRGAGVLPDAARPRVLWVGLHAPELIALAGRVAEAAERCGFQRERRGYLPHLTIARVRTPRAWRALRPKFEAVAALRFGVSRVERLVLYRSEPGPQASTYTELAVFPFGGGRPAGVAGEN, from the coding sequence ATGATCGACACAGCGGCGCTGCCCGAGACGGTACGCGCGTTCATCGCGCTCAAACTCGATCCCGCGGTGGAGGCGGCGATCACGGCGCTGATCGACCGGCTCAAGGCGCCCGACGACGGCATCCGATGGGTGCGGCCGTCGAACTTCCATCTCACCCTGTTCTTCCTGGGCCCGGCGGTGATTCGCGAGCGGCTGGTGCCGGTCGCCTATGCGCTGGAGGAGATAGCGGCCGAGACCGCGCCATTCGACCTCGAGGTGCGCGGGGCCGGCGTGCTGCCCGACGCGGCGCGCCCGCGTGTGCTGTGGGTTGGCCTGCACGCCCCGGAGCTGATTGCGCTGGCCGGACGGGTCGCCGAAGCGGCCGAGCGGTGCGGCTTTCAACGCGAGCGGCGCGGCTACCTGCCTCATCTGACGATCGCGCGCGTGCGCACGCCGCGCGCGTGGCGCGCGCTGCGCCCGAAGTTCGAAGCCGTGGCCGCGCTGCGCTTTGGCGTCTCGCGGGTCGAGCGGTTAGTGCTCTATCGCAGCGAGCCGGGCCCGCAGGCCTCGACCTACACCGAGCTTGCCGTCTTCCCTTTTGGCGGCGGCCGGCCGGCGGGCGTGGCGGGTGAAAACTAG
- a CDS encoding 2-hydroxychromene-2-carboxylate isomerase encodes MAKQLEFFYDCSSPWTYLAFSRIEEVARRHGAALVWRPILVGGVFNAVNPSVYESRERPVKAKARYSQKDLQDWARLYGLKIGQPTVFPVNSVKAMRGAFVAHEHGKISSYSRRVFEAYWGEDRDISRDDVLRDVVRAVGLDEDEFFGKIAASEYKEKLRANTDELVARGGFGSPTMFVDGDMFFGNDRLVLVEHRLSAG; translated from the coding sequence ATGGCCAAGCAACTCGAGTTTTTTTACGACTGCTCCAGCCCGTGGACCTACCTCGCCTTCAGCCGCATCGAGGAGGTCGCCCGCCGCCACGGCGCCGCGCTCGTCTGGCGGCCGATCCTGGTCGGCGGCGTGTTCAACGCGGTCAACCCGTCGGTCTACGAGAGCCGCGAGCGGCCGGTCAAAGCCAAGGCGCGCTACTCCCAGAAAGACCTTCAGGACTGGGCACGGTTGTACGGGCTGAAGATCGGCCAGCCGACTGTGTTTCCGGTCAACTCAGTCAAGGCGATGCGCGGCGCGTTCGTTGCCCACGAGCACGGCAAGATCTCGTCCTACTCGCGTCGGGTGTTCGAGGCCTACTGGGGCGAGGACCGCGACATCAGCCGCGACGACGTCCTGCGCGACGTCGTGCGCGCGGTGGGGCTGGACGAAGACGAGTTCTTTGGCAAGATCGCCGCTTCCGAATACAAGGAGAAGCTGCGCGCGAACACCGACGAGCTGGTCGCGCGCGGCGGCTTCGGCTCGCCCACGATGTTCGTCGACGGCGACATGTTTTTCGGCAACGACCGCCTGGTGCTGGTTGAGCATCGGCTCTCCGCCGGCTGA